In the Carassius auratus strain Wakin chromosome 50, ASM336829v1, whole genome shotgun sequence genome, one interval contains:
- the LOC113067023 gene encoding nuclear receptor ROR-alpha isoform X2, with product MMYFVISAMKAQIEIIPCKICGDKSSGIHYGVITCEGCKGFFRRSQQSNAAYSCPRQKNCLIDRTSRNRCQHCRLQKCLAVGMSRDAVKFGRMSKKQRDSLYAEVQKHRLQQQQRDHQQQPGEAEPLTPTYGLSTNGLTELHDDLSGYMNGHTPDGTKPDSGVSSFYLDIQPSPDQSGLDINGIKPEPICDFTPGSGFFPYCSFTNGETSPTVSMAELEHLAQNISKSHMETCQYLREELQQMTWQAFLQEEVESYQSKPREVMWQLCAIKITEAIQYVVEFAKRIDGFMELCQNDQIVLLKAGSLEVVFVRMCRAFDPQNNTVYFDGKYAGTDVFKSLGCDDLISSVFEFGKNLCSMHLSEDEIALFSAFVLMSADRSWLQEKVKVEKLQQKIQLALQHVLQKNHREDGILTKLICKVSTLRALCSRHTEKLTAFKAIYPDIVRAHFPPLYKELFGSDFEQTMPVDG from the exons CTCAAATCGAAATAATTCCCTGCAAGATCTGTGGAGACAAATCATCCGGCATCCATTATGGCGTGATAACGTGTGAGGGCTGCAAG GGTTTCTTCAGGAGGAGTCAGCAGAGCAATGCGGCGTACTCGTGCCCGCGTCAGAAGAACTGTCTGATTGACCGCACCAGCCGGAACCGCTGCCAGCACTGTAGGCTGCAGAAGTGTCTGGCCGTGGGCATGTCACGTGACG CGGTGAAGTTTGGCCGGATGTCTAAAAAACAGCGGGACAGCCTCTATGCGGAAGTGCAGAAACACCGGCTCCAGCAGCAACAGCGGGACCACCAGCAACAGCCAGGTGAGGCAGAGCCCCTCACCCCAACCTACGGCCTCTCCACCAATGGCCTGACCGAGCTCCATGATGATCTGAGCGGCTACATGAACGGACACACGCCCGATGGCACCAAGCCCGACTCGGGCGTCAGCAGCTTTTACCTGGACATCCAACCTTCTCCCGACCAGTCCGGCCTGGACATCAACGGCATCAAGCCAGAACCCATCTGTGACTTCACCCCAGGCTCGGGCTTCTTCCCCTACTGTTCCTTCACAAATGGGGAGACATCCCCCACCGTTTCCATGGCCGAGTTGG AACATCTGGCCCAGAACATTTCCAAGTCCCACATGGAGACGTGTCAGTACCTGAGAGAAGAACTTCAGCAGATGACCTGGCAGGCGTTCCTTCAGGAGGAGGTGGAGAGCTACCAGAGCAAG CCCAGGGAAGTCATGTGGCAGTTGTGTGCCATTAAAATCACAGAGGCCATCCAGTACGTGGTGGAGTTTGCCAAGCGCATCGATGGCTTCATGGAGCTCTGTCAGAATGATCAGATAGTGCTTCTCAAAGCAG GCTCTTTGGAGGTGGTGTTCGTCAGAATGTGCCGTGCCTTCGACCCTCAGAACAACACAGTCTATTTTGATGGAAAGTATGCAGGGACTGACGTCTTTAAATCATTAG GTTGCGACGACTTGATCAGCTCTGTCTTCGAGTTTGGGAAAAACTTGTGTTCTATGCACCTCTCTGAAGACGAGATCGCCCTGTTCTCCGCCTTCGTGTTGATGTCTGCAG atcgATCCTGGCTCCAGGAGAAGGTGAAGGTGGAGAAACTCCAGCAGAAGATCCAGCTGGCCCTCCAACATGTTCTACAGAAGAACCACAGAGAGGACGGCATACTGACAAAG ttgATATGCAAAGTCTCCACGCTGCGAGCCCTGTGCAGCCGGCATACGGAAAAGCTAACGGCGTTCAAAGCAATATACCCAGACATTGTTCGAGCTCACTTCCCCCCCTTGTACAAGGAGTTGTTTGGATCAGACTTTGAGCAGACCATGCCGGTTGACGGGTAG